The Streptomyces sp. HSG2 genome has a segment encoding these proteins:
- a CDS encoding UPF0182 family protein produces MPDRGGGPTGPRIRVGRPSRRVRTLLLTLGVLAVLGMVFTMFAGFWTDWLWYRSVDYASVFTTTLWTKIGLFAVFGVLMALAVGFNIWLAHRLRPPLSAMSLEQQNLDRYRVGIAPFKKWLLLGVTALIGLIAGASAAGQWRTWLMWVNGVPFGQRDPQFQLDVSFYAFDLPWYRFLLGFGFGAAVLSLIAAALTHYLYGGLRVTSPGARATAAATGHLSVLIGVFVALKAVAYWLDRYGLAVKSSDFRATENWTGLRYVDANAYLPAKTILFCIAVICALLFFATLWRRTWQLPLMGFGLMVLSAILIGGLYPALVQKFQVDPNEQAKEAPYVAKNLEATRDAYGIDGTDVSEYKGETDTEDLTKLRDDVHDVASIRIMDPNIISPTFQQLQQMRKYYAFPDNLDVDRYRKDGQDQDTVIGLRELNLAGVDKKNWINTHFRYTHGYGVVAAKGTEVDSRGRPVFTESDLPSQGDLGDYEQRIYYGEKTTTYSIVGGPQKEIDYSDDSGEKTFSYTGDGGVDLAGPFNRAAYAMAFGEPQILYSGAIGDGSRIMYNRTPKERVEAVAPWLTIDGDAYPAKVGDRIQWVVDAYTTTNGYPYASRTTLGDTTADSLTAANDQRAVVAQENRVNYIRNSVKATVDAYTGEVRLYQWDTEDPVLKTWMKAFPDTVEPKSEISDDLMSHLRYPQDLFKVQRELLTRYHVKDANTFLSGSEVWQVPDDPTNKSGDAVPPYYLSMKMPDQDEQAFSLTTTFTPNGRDNLSAFMAVDAEAGTDGYGRIRILKLPTSTTVNGPQQVQSQFNSEQDIAESIRLLRGGDSEVEYGNLLTVPLDGGLLYVEPVYVRGGGLKYPLLRKVLVSYGGNTAFEDTLEEALDKVFGAQSASTEEPDEGEESTTPPPASEDPTVQEALEEAQKAFDAGQKALQDNDWAAYGESQQDLRDALERAEEAQAGTSGDAADGESDAADEPAAGPSPEASAGSGEGGD; encoded by the coding sequence ATGCCGGACCGCGGCGGAGGCCCGACAGGGCCACGGATCAGAGTGGGCCGCCCGTCCCGACGGGTCCGGACCCTGCTGCTGACATTGGGCGTCCTGGCCGTCCTCGGCATGGTGTTCACCATGTTCGCGGGCTTCTGGACGGATTGGCTCTGGTACCGGTCGGTCGACTACGCGTCGGTGTTCACCACCACGCTGTGGACCAAGATCGGACTGTTCGCCGTCTTCGGTGTGTTGATGGCGCTCGCCGTCGGCTTCAACATCTGGCTGGCCCACCGGCTGCGTCCGCCGCTGAGCGCCATGTCGTTGGAGCAGCAGAACCTCGACCGGTACCGCGTGGGGATCGCGCCGTTCAAGAAGTGGCTGCTGCTCGGGGTCACCGCCCTGATCGGCCTGATCGCCGGGGCATCGGCGGCCGGTCAGTGGCGGACGTGGCTGATGTGGGTGAACGGTGTGCCCTTCGGGCAGCGTGACCCGCAGTTCCAACTGGACGTTTCCTTCTACGCCTTCGACCTGCCCTGGTACCGCTTCCTGCTCGGGTTCGGCTTCGGCGCCGCCGTTCTCTCGCTGATCGCCGCGGCCCTGACGCACTACCTCTACGGCGGCCTGCGCGTCACCAGTCCGGGCGCCCGCGCCACGGCGGCGGCCACGGGGCACCTGTCGGTGCTCATCGGGGTCTTCGTCGCCCTGAAGGCCGTGGCCTACTGGCTGGACCGCTACGGGCTCGCGGTCAAGTCCAGCGACTTCCGGGCCACCGAGAACTGGACCGGTCTGCGCTACGTCGACGCCAACGCCTACCTGCCGGCCAAGACGATCCTCTTCTGCATCGCCGTCATCTGTGCCCTGTTGTTCTTCGCGACGCTGTGGCGGCGGACCTGGCAGCTGCCGCTCATGGGTTTCGGTCTGATGGTGCTGTCGGCGATCCTGATCGGCGGGCTGTACCCGGCGCTGGTGCAGAAGTTCCAGGTCGACCCCAACGAGCAGGCCAAGGAGGCGCCGTATGTGGCGAAGAACCTCGAGGCCACGCGCGACGCCTACGGGATCGACGGCACCGACGTCTCCGAGTACAAGGGGGAGACCGACACCGAGGACCTGACCAAGCTCCGCGACGACGTGCACGACGTCGCCAGCATCCGGATCATGGACCCGAACATCATCTCGCCCACCTTCCAGCAGCTGCAACAGATGCGGAAGTACTACGCCTTCCCGGACAACCTGGACGTCGACCGCTACCGCAAGGACGGCCAGGACCAGGACACCGTCATCGGTCTGCGCGAGCTGAACCTCGCCGGTGTCGACAAGAAGAACTGGATCAACACGCACTTCCGCTACACCCACGGCTACGGGGTGGTCGCCGCCAAGGGCACCGAGGTCGACTCCCGGGGTCGGCCGGTGTTCACCGAGTCCGATCTTCCCTCCCAGGGTGATCTCGGCGACTACGAGCAGCGGATCTACTACGGCGAGAAGACCACCACCTACTCGATCGTCGGCGGTCCGCAAAAGGAGATCGACTACTCCGACGACAGCGGCGAGAAGACCTTCAGCTACACCGGTGACGGTGGTGTCGACCTGGCCGGGCCGTTCAACCGGGCCGCCTACGCGATGGCCTTCGGCGAGCCGCAGATCCTCTACTCCGGTGCCATCGGCGACGGCTCGCGGATCATGTACAACCGCACGCCCAAGGAACGCGTCGAGGCGGTCGCCCCCTGGTTGACCATCGACGGCGACGCCTATCCGGCGAAGGTGGGCGACCGGATCCAGTGGGTCGTGGACGCCTACACGACCACCAACGGCTATCCCTACGCCTCGCGCACGACGCTGGGGGACACCACCGCGGACTCGCTCACCGCGGCCAACGACCAGCGAGCCGTGGTGGCCCAGGAGAACCGGGTCAACTACATCCGGAACTCGGTGAAGGCAACCGTCGACGCCTACACCGGCGAGGTGCGGCTCTACCAGTGGGACACCGAGGACCCGGTCCTGAAGACCTGGATGAAGGCCTTCCCGGACACGGTGGAGCCCAAGAGTGAGATCTCCGACGATCTCATGTCGCACCTCCGCTACCCGCAGGACCTGTTCAAGGTCCAGCGGGAGCTGCTCACCCGCTACCACGTGAAGGACGCCAACACCTTCCTCAGCGGCAGCGAGGTCTGGCAGGTGCCGGACGACCCGACGAACAAGTCGGGCGACGCCGTACCGCCGTACTACCTGAGCATGAAGATGCCGGACCAGGACGAGCAGGCGTTCTCCTTGACGACCACGTTCACCCCCAACGGGCGTGACAACCTGAGCGCGTTCATGGCGGTGGACGCCGAGGCCGGCACCGACGGCTACGGCAGGATCAGGATCCTGAAGCTTCCGACCAGCACCACCGTCAACGGGCCGCAACAGGTGCAGAGCCAGTTCAACTCGGAACAGGACATCGCCGAGTCCATCCGGCTGTTGCGCGGCGGCGACTCCGAGGTGGAGTACGGGAACCTGCTGACGGTGCCGCTCGACGGGGGCCTGCTCTACGTGGAGCCGGTCTACGTGCGAGGCGGCGGCCTGAAGTACCCCTTGCTGCGGAAGGTGCTGGTCTCCTACGGGGGCAACACCGCGTTCGAGGACACCCTGGAGGAAGCCCTCGACAAGGTCTTCGGCGCCCAGAGCGCCTCCACCGAGGAGCCCGACGAGGGCGAGGAGTCGACGACGCCGCCGCCAGCCTCCGAGGATCCGACGGTCCAGGAGGCCCTGGAGGAAGCGCAGAAGGCCTTCGACGCGGGCCAGAAGGCCTTGCAGGACAACGACTGGGCCGCGTACGGCGAGTCGCAGCAGGACCTGCGGGACGCGTTGGAGCGCGCGGAGGAGGCCCAGGCCGGGACCTCCGGTGACGCTGCCGACGGCGAGAGCGACGCCGCCGACGAACCGGCTGCCGGCCCCTCGCCCGAAGCCTCCGCCGGCTCCGGGGAGGGCGGCGACTGA
- a CDS encoding NAD(P)-dependent oxidoreductase, which produces MHDTQLNELAGRTVLVTGGAGLIGSRIAACLRQVGARPVLLCTLEAYPRHTYRDLFGIDPTDSDVIVGNIQNPDVVRKAVADSDYVIHAAALADVAACTRKPTAAIHTNITGTQVLLDAVAACDRVRRLVFVSSASVYGNGNPEDWARPCEEYRTVRKLLEAVYGRVPPQFHEHTPLRPMSAYANTKAWGETQTALTLGAVGTSYTVVRYFSVYGEPQVIKENSHSWVVAWFATRAALGLPMHLNGGGHQVQDLVHVEDIATATVRALAAPRAHNETINIGTGTPTSIRTVAELVAEQYPGTRFVETPMPPGDPLGGYASTHRMEAVLGWRPTITVKDGVARYADWLDKTPEAIPAWLRAESEAATA; this is translated from the coding sequence GTGCACGACACCCAGTTGAACGAACTCGCCGGCCGAACCGTTCTGGTCACCGGGGGAGCCGGGCTGATCGGAAGCCGTATCGCCGCCTGCCTGCGCCAGGTGGGAGCCCGGCCGGTCCTGCTGTGCACGCTGGAGGCGTACCCCCGGCACACCTACCGCGACCTGTTCGGGATCGACCCCACCGACTCGGACGTCATCGTCGGCAACATCCAGAACCCGGACGTGGTCAGGAAGGCGGTGGCCGATTCCGACTACGTGATCCACGCCGCCGCCCTCGCCGACGTCGCCGCCTGCACCCGCAAGCCCACGGCGGCGATCCACACCAACATCACCGGCACCCAGGTACTGCTCGACGCGGTGGCCGCCTGCGACCGGGTCCGCCGCCTCGTCTTCGTCTCCTCCGCCAGCGTCTACGGCAACGGGAACCCGGAGGACTGGGCACGCCCGTGCGAGGAGTACCGGACCGTGCGCAAGCTGCTGGAAGCCGTCTACGGGCGCGTCCCGCCGCAGTTCCACGAGCACACGCCACTGCGGCCGATGTCGGCCTACGCCAACACCAAGGCGTGGGGCGAGACGCAGACCGCTCTCACGCTGGGCGCCGTGGGCACCTCGTACACGGTCGTGCGGTACTTCTCCGTCTACGGAGAACCTCAGGTCATCAAGGAGAACAGCCATTCGTGGGTGGTGGCCTGGTTCGCCACCCGCGCCGCCCTGGGGCTGCCTATGCACCTCAACGGCGGCGGCCACCAGGTCCAGGACCTGGTCCACGTCGAGGACATCGCCACCGCCACCGTGCGGGCCCTTGCCGCCCCGCGGGCGCACAACGAGACGATCAACATCGGCACCGGAACCCCCACCAGCATCCGCACCGTTGCCGAACTGGTCGCCGAGCAGTACCCGGGCACGCGGTTCGTGGAGACGCCGATGCCGCCCGGTGACCCGCTCGGCGGCTACGCGTCCACCCACCGCATGGAAGCGGTGCTCGGCTGGCGGCCCACGATCACCGTCAAGGACGGAGTGGCCCGCTACGCGGACTGGCTGGACAAGACGCCCGAGGCGATCCCCGCGTGGCTGCGGGCCGAGTCCGAGGCCGCGACCGCCTGA
- a CDS encoding transferase, giving the protein MPTIRLGDYLTAPTSGMLDGTPYEHLEKSELSDFLALWEDGHRQALARMSHRIHPTAQIHPTAIIGDDVIIGPRVRVWEFSTVRAGSVLCADVSVGFNCEVTRSFLGERAVLGHRIGINRTLVGADAHLSANLTVAAISMWSPHMSNPEREIILRTPDGLYRCGTPQFGALIGDRVQTGNSISLGPGLALGRDCRIASGVTLAARTIPDHSIITAPHTADVHVRQRPAHRGRINAGA; this is encoded by the coding sequence ATGCCCACCATCCGCCTCGGCGACTACCTCACCGCTCCTACCAGCGGAATGCTGGACGGCACCCCCTACGAGCACCTGGAGAAGAGCGAGCTGTCCGACTTCCTCGCGCTCTGGGAGGACGGGCACCGCCAGGCCCTCGCCCGGATGTCGCACCGCATTCACCCCACCGCGCAGATCCACCCGACCGCGATCATCGGCGACGACGTGATCATCGGGCCGCGCGTACGCGTGTGGGAGTTCTCCACCGTCCGCGCCGGCTCCGTACTCTGCGCGGACGTCTCGGTCGGCTTCAACTGCGAGGTCACCCGCTCCTTCCTCGGCGAACGCGCTGTCCTTGGCCACCGCATCGGTATCAACCGCACCCTCGTCGGAGCCGACGCCCACCTGTCCGCCAACCTGACCGTCGCGGCCATCAGCATGTGGAGTCCTCACATGAGCAACCCTGAACGGGAGATCATCCTGCGTACTCCCGACGGCCTCTACCGCTGTGGCACACCGCAGTTCGGCGCGCTGATCGGCGACCGGGTCCAAACCGGCAACAGCATCAGCCTCGGCCCCGGCCTCGCCCTCGGCCGCGACTGCCGGATCGCCAGCGGCGTCACCCTCGCCGCACGCACCATCCCCGACCACAGCATCATCACCGCGCCTCACACTGCTGACGTCCACGTCCGACAGCGACCCGCACATCGCGGCAGGATCAACGCGGGAGCATGA
- a CDS encoding molybdenum cofactor biosynthesis protein MoaE, with protein MTSSSDPRDGFSGPGVIRLVGIRRTPLSVDEVFGAVGHSAAGGVSLFVGTVRDHDGGAAVESLSYSSHPGAEAELRRVAEQVVAAHPVRALAVLHRVGDLRIGDLAVVAAVACAHRGEAFDACRNLVDALKHEVPIWKHQGFADGTQEWVGVG; from the coding sequence ATGACTTCCAGTAGCGACCCCCGTGACGGGTTCTCCGGACCGGGCGTGATCCGGTTGGTCGGGATCCGGCGGACACCGCTCTCGGTGGACGAGGTCTTCGGCGCCGTCGGGCACTCGGCCGCCGGAGGCGTCTCCCTCTTCGTGGGCACGGTCCGGGACCACGACGGCGGGGCCGCCGTCGAGTCGTTGTCCTACTCCTCCCATCCCGGGGCCGAAGCCGAGTTGCGGCGCGTGGCCGAACAGGTCGTGGCCGCCCATCCCGTGCGTGCCCTGGCGGTACTGCATCGTGTCGGCGACCTGCGGATCGGCGACCTCGCGGTCGTGGCCGCGGTGGCCTGCGCGCACCGGGGCGAGGCCTTCGACGCCTGCCGGAACCTGGTCGACGCCCTGAAGCACGAGGTGCCCATCTGGAAGCACCAGGGCTTCGCCGACGGCACTCAGGAGTGGGTCGGTGTCGGGTAG
- a CDS encoding helix-turn-helix transcriptional regulator, protein MDNTHPLWRSAAMRDALARPDAGAIVRLARRAADVTLAELGKQVGYTAASLSRMERGKQPMRDVLLLQKLAACLDIPPHLLGLAPQQQRAASDRTGTTRVGRHTLVGEEGDDAVRRRKLLAGLAGATTSAVLGPPAAAQAPAQPRLSGLEDLLLHRQHVHLIPDPTPSAVTAAVSASRADFSACRYDTLARALPARIALAQALGAHGPSEQAATAVAELYTTATRLCIKFGEDGLAAVTADRALTAALGGADALTVAEAHRMVSSAWRRQGHHARATDVAITAAQQLTADRTTDITERLSVQGNLYATAAYTAAKQGDRHTAHTLIADAKATARQLGHDALLRGTIFGPSQVLLHQISISHLLGDAGQAIEHARRIDPAALPTTERQARYWIDVARAFDQWGKPDRCYRALLAAEQAAPQEVRRGSVQTMAANLMRHDRTLPGVRAFTHRVGALA, encoded by the coding sequence GTGGACAACACCCATCCGCTCTGGCGTTCCGCGGCAATGCGTGACGCGCTCGCCCGCCCCGATGCCGGCGCGATCGTCCGGTTAGCCCGCCGCGCAGCCGACGTCACGCTCGCCGAACTGGGCAAACAGGTCGGCTATACCGCCGCCTCCCTGTCCCGGATGGAACGCGGCAAACAGCCCATGCGCGATGTACTGCTGCTCCAGAAGCTCGCCGCCTGCCTCGACATCCCTCCACACCTGCTCGGTCTCGCGCCGCAACAGCAGCGAGCCGCCTCAGACCGAACCGGCACCACTAGGGTGGGCAGGCACACCCTGGTCGGCGAAGAGGGAGACGACGCGGTGCGACGCCGAAAGCTCCTGGCAGGACTGGCCGGAGCCACCACCAGCGCGGTCCTCGGACCGCCCGCCGCCGCCCAAGCCCCGGCACAGCCACGCCTGTCCGGCCTGGAAGACCTCCTGCTCCACCGGCAGCACGTCCATCTCATCCCGGACCCCACGCCGTCAGCCGTCACCGCAGCGGTCAGCGCCTCCCGAGCCGACTTCAGCGCCTGCCGATACGACACCCTCGCCCGCGCACTCCCGGCCCGGATCGCCCTCGCCCAAGCCCTCGGCGCCCACGGGCCCTCGGAGCAGGCAGCGACCGCGGTCGCCGAGCTCTACACCACCGCAACCCGGCTGTGCATCAAGTTCGGCGAAGACGGCCTGGCCGCCGTCACCGCCGACCGCGCCCTCACCGCGGCCCTCGGCGGCGCCGACGCACTCACCGTCGCCGAAGCCCACCGCATGGTCTCCTCCGCCTGGCGCCGCCAGGGCCACCACGCACGCGCCACCGACGTCGCCATCACCGCCGCCCAGCAACTGACCGCCGACCGCACCACCGACATCACCGAACGGCTCTCCGTCCAGGGCAACCTGTACGCCACCGCCGCCTACACCGCAGCGAAGCAAGGCGACCGGCACACCGCACACACCCTCATCGCCGATGCCAAAGCCACCGCCCGGCAACTCGGCCACGACGCACTGCTACGCGGCACCATCTTCGGCCCCAGCCAGGTTCTCCTCCACCAGATCTCGATCAGCCACCTGCTCGGCGACGCCGGCCAAGCCATCGAGCACGCACGCCGCATCGATCCCGCCGCCCTCCCCACCACCGAACGCCAGGCCCGCTACTGGATCGACGTCGCCCGCGCCTTCGACCAATGGGGCAAACCCGACCGCTGCTACCGGGCACTCCTGGCCGCCGAACAAGCAGCACCACAGGAGGTCCGCCGCGGCTCGGTCCAGACCATGGCCGCCAACCTGATGCGGCATGACCGCACCCTCCCTGGCGTACGGGCGTTCACTCACCGCGTCGGCGCCCTCGCGTAG
- a CDS encoding PDZ domain-containing protein → MPRRTATMLASTLMLIALVCAGVFVPVPYAEMTPGPTVNTLGDHDGEPVLQISGHRTYETSGHLNMTTVRVTSADYRMNLVGAVYGWLAQNNKVVPHDTLYPDGKTEEESSQENAEEFSQSQESATVAALEALDIPVTSRVVVSTVAKDSPAEGALHAGDVIKEVDGTPVEEPSDVADLVTERHPGEDVVFTVVPAEEQAAAEKENRTATTTTEVTVPTTESDDSGEPRAVVGIVAGTDHTFPFTVDIRLADVGGPSAGLMFALGIYDKLTPDDLTGGAFVAGTGTIDDAGEVGPIGGIEMKTVGARNKGAEYFLTPAENCSAAAQDVPDGLTLVRVRTMADAVSALEHIAAGEMENVPVCATQG, encoded by the coding sequence ATGCCACGCCGCACCGCGACGATGCTCGCCTCCACCCTGATGCTGATCGCGCTTGTCTGCGCCGGGGTCTTCGTCCCCGTGCCGTACGCGGAGATGACGCCGGGGCCGACGGTGAACACTCTCGGTGACCACGATGGCGAGCCGGTGCTCCAGATCTCGGGCCACCGCACCTACGAGACGAGTGGTCACCTCAACATGACCACCGTTCGGGTGACCAGCGCCGACTATCGGATGAATCTGGTGGGGGCCGTCTACGGTTGGCTGGCCCAGAACAACAAGGTCGTTCCGCACGACACCCTCTACCCGGACGGGAAGACCGAGGAGGAGTCCAGCCAGGAGAACGCCGAGGAGTTCAGCCAGTCACAGGAGAGCGCCACGGTCGCCGCCCTGGAGGCGTTGGACATCCCCGTGACTTCCCGGGTGGTCGTCTCGACCGTCGCCAAGGACTCGCCCGCCGAGGGGGCGCTGCACGCCGGCGACGTGATCAAGGAGGTCGACGGCACTCCGGTGGAGGAGCCCTCGGACGTGGCGGACCTGGTGACCGAACGCCACCCGGGAGAGGACGTGGTCTTCACCGTCGTCCCCGCCGAGGAGCAGGCCGCGGCGGAGAAGGAGAACCGGACGGCCACCACCACGACCGAGGTCACGGTTCCGACCACGGAGTCGGACGACTCCGGTGAGCCGAGGGCGGTCGTCGGGATCGTCGCCGGCACGGACCACACCTTCCCGTTCACCGTCGACATCCGGTTGGCCGACGTCGGGGGCCCCAGCGCCGGCCTGATGTTCGCCCTGGGCATCTACGACAAGCTCACCCCGGATGACCTCACCGGCGGCGCCTTCGTCGCAGGCACCGGCACCATCGACGACGCGGGCGAGGTCGGCCCGATCGGCGGCATCGAGATGAAGACCGTAGGTGCTCGGAACAAGGGCGCCGAGTACTTCCTGACGCCGGCCGAGAACTGCTCGGCGGCGGCCCAGGACGTGCCCGACGGACTCACCCTGGTCAGGGTCAGGACCATGGCGGACGCGGTGTCCGCGCTGGAGCACATCGCCGCCGGCGAGATGGAGAACGTGCCGGTCTGCGCGACCCAGGGGTGA
- a CDS encoding recombinase family protein, with product MKRLGRDAAELTALADHLTAHGLVLEMLAGPLPGIYDPTGPGKLLFAFFAAMAETERENIRESTLEGLDTAARKGKHGGRPPVITDDMLHTVLRRRAGGESVEQIQPDLIIPSGKRKGQNPSVASIYRALAEHAEREAYPEAVAQARADFAALQVGEVPDPAPLSLTQRHADYRELLVASP from the coding sequence ATGAAGCGGCTCGGCCGCGACGCCGCCGAACTCACCGCGCTCGCCGACCACCTCACCGCCCACGGCCTGGTCCTGGAAATGCTCGCCGGACCGCTGCCCGGCATCTACGATCCGACCGGGCCGGGGAAGCTGCTGTTTGCCTTCTTCGCGGCGATGGCGGAGACCGAGCGGGAGAACATCCGCGAGTCGACGCTGGAGGGTCTCGACACCGCGGCCCGCAAGGGCAAGCACGGCGGCCGGCCGCCGGTCATCACCGACGACATGCTGCACACCGTGCTGCGGCGCCGCGCGGGAGGCGAGTCCGTCGAGCAGATCCAGCCCGACCTGATCATCCCCAGCGGCAAGCGCAAGGGACAGAACCCGTCCGTCGCGAGCATCTACCGGGCGCTGGCCGAGCACGCCGAGCGCGAGGCGTACCCCGAAGCCGTCGCCCAGGCCCGCGCCGACTTCGCCGCCCTCCAGGTCGGCGAAGTCCCGGACCCCGCCCCGCTGTCCCTGACCCAGCGTCACGCTGATTACAGGGAGTTACTTGTCGCTTCGCCGTAG
- a CDS encoding recombinase family protein: MKRLGRDAAELTALADHLTAHGLVLEMLAGPLPGIYDPTGPGKLLFAFFAAMAETERENIHESTLEGLDTAARKGKHGGRPPVIIDDMLHTVLRRRAGAASAASAPLSRCCRQFVISDEYRPSLRSKAPLACLPKVSYSARIFALYSAEYRRGPDDRGVTCGSGAPWLLMPATAGTPPSPPSTE, translated from the coding sequence ATGAAGCGGCTCGGCCGCGACGCCGCCGAACTCACCGCGCTCGCCGACCACCTCACCGCCCACGGCCTGGTCCTGGAAATGCTCGCCGGACCGCTGCCCGGCATCTACGATCCGACCGGGCCGGGGAAGCTGCTGTTTGCCTTCTTCGCGGCGATGGCGGAGACCGAGCGGGAGAACATCCACGAGTCGACGCTGGAGGGTCTCGACACCGCGGCCCGCAAGGGCAAGCACGGCGGCCGGCCGCCGGTCATCATCGACGACATGCTGCACACCGTGCTGCGGCGCCGCGCGGGCGCGGCGAGCGCCGCCTCGGCGCCCTTGTCCCGTTGCTGCCGCCAGTTCGTGATCAGCGACGAGTACAGGCCCTCCCTGCGCAGCAAGGCCCCCTTGGCCTGCTTGCCCAAGGTCTCGTACTCGGCCAGGATCTTCGCCTTGTACTCCGCCGAGTACCGGCGCGGGCCGGACGATCGGGGTGTCACCTGCGGATCCGGGGCCCCGTGGTTGTTGATGCCGGCCACCGCGGGCACTCCTCCTTCTCCGCCCTCGACTGAATGA
- a CDS encoding PPA1309 family protein, translating into MSDTPMAANPLTRAVLEIDEYVAGLGWDLPARLFALVDTARLRAEQPSLADRIGLEEAEHSDGLTPIEQEEVPADRPLDSFLGTIAWPEAVTGCALSVERLMLPPSAEAQVPAGMDEERLNAWVAEHPERREVRMTVAVLRDGSRESALRLREKDSPTEVLTGSDLVPGLADALSATFAS; encoded by the coding sequence ATGTCCGACACCCCCATGGCCGCGAACCCGCTCACCCGAGCCGTCCTGGAGATCGACGAGTACGTCGCGGGCCTCGGCTGGGACCTGCCCGCCCGCCTCTTCGCCCTCGTCGACACCGCCCGGCTGCGGGCGGAGCAGCCCTCGCTCGCCGACCGGATCGGCCTGGAGGAGGCCGAGCACTCGGACGGCCTGACCCCCATCGAGCAGGAGGAGGTCCCCGCCGACCGGCCTCTGGACAGCTTCCTGGGCACCATCGCCTGGCCCGAGGCGGTGACCGGCTGTGCCCTGAGCGTCGAGCGCCTCATGCTCCCGCCCTCCGCCGAGGCCCAAGTGCCGGCCGGGATGGACGAGGAGAGGTTGAACGCCTGGGTCGCGGAGCACCCGGAGCGACGGGAGGTACGGATGACGGTCGCGGTGCTGCGGGACGGATCGCGGGAGTCCGCGCTTCGGCTGCGGGAGAAGGACTCCCCCACCGAGGTCCTCACCGGCTCCGATCTGGTCCCGGGCCTGGCCGACGCCCTCTCGGCGACCTTCGCGTCCTAG